Proteins encoded together in one Coffea arabica cultivar ET-39 chromosome 2c, Coffea Arabica ET-39 HiFi, whole genome shotgun sequence window:
- the LOC140003685 gene encoding regulator of nonsense transcripts UPF3-like, producing the protein MKGPLDRTKVVLRHLPPSISQSSLMDQVETRFSGRYNWVSFRPGKTSQKRQSYSRAYIDFKRPEDVIEFAEFFDGHVFVNEKGTQFKTVVEYGPSQRVPKQWSKKDGREGTILKDPEYLEFLEFLAKPVENLPSAEIQLERKEAERAGVTKEAAIVTPLMDFVRQKRAAKSGTRRSASNGKSNRRVSGASIGGPSSSSSKRGSEKRRMSTTMYILRDNAKATSGKDKSTYILVPKQDDQHLSDKSVTSAAACGNGELEEESGDSGPTDSGKKKILLLKGKEKEIPHMSGGSPVQQSTASPFKNPPSSALKQNQRREASGKIIRSILLKDNRQNQPSSVRSDQQNQTVNLERDKRPPRPPSVQLLQKDANVASDDKVPNDIHNIHSEKQEKRTRNKDRPDRVVWTPLRRSDGSHTSDESLSSSASQSAVDATEGTQLEMKSDMSSARGGEFRHGGSGRGSQSSTDNGSYRHGGRRGSAHVKDSDGSSLVDGKPLRRGGSSGFGSHEKQVWVQKSSSGS; encoded by the exons ATGAAGGGGCCTTTAGATCGAACCAAGGTGGTGCTGCGGCACTTGCCTCCCTCAATTTCTCAGTCTTCGCTTATGGACCAAGTTGAGACTCGCTTCTCCGGCCGATATAACTGGGTTTCTTTTCGCCCCGGCAAAACCAG TCAGAAGCGTCAGTCCTATTCCAGAGCTTACATTGATTTTAAGAGACCAGAAGATGTTATTGAGTTTGCAGAGTTTTTTGATGGACATGTTTTTGTTAATGAAAAGG GTACTCAATTTAAAACAGTTGTTGAATATGGTCCTTCTCAGCGTGTTCCAAAGCAGTGGTCCAAGAAGGACGGACGAGAAGGAACCATATTGAAAG ATCCTGAATATCTggagtttcttgaatttcttgcaaAGCCTGTTGAGAATCTTCCGAGTGCAGAGATTCAATTGGAGAGGAAGGAAGCAGAACGAGCTG GTGTCACGAAGGAGGCTGCTATAGTTACCCCTTTAATGGATTTTGTTCGTCAGAAAAGAGCAGCTAAGAGTGGAACCCGG AGGTCTGCCTCTAATGGAAAATCAAATAGGAGGGTTAGTGGAGCATCAATTGGAGGTCCTAGCTCAAGTTCATCTAAACGCGGTTCTGAGAAGAGGAGGATGTCTACAACAATG TACATACTAAGGGACAATGCAAAGGCCACAAGTGGAAAAGACAAATCTACATATATTCTGGTTCCAAAACAAGATGATCAGCATCTATCTGACAAATCCGTTACTTCTGCTGCTGCATGTGGGAATGGGGAACTTGAAGAGGAAAGTG GAGATTCTGGGCCAACCGACTCTgggaagaagaaaattttgcttttgaaaggaaaagaaaaggaaattccTCAT ATGTCTGGTGGTTCACCAGTGCAACAAAGTACGGCGTCTCCTTTTAAGAATCCTCCTAGCTCTGCTCTGAAACAGAACCAGAGACGTGAGGCTAGTGGAAAGATCATCAGAAGCATATTACTTAAGGATAATCGCCAGAATCAGCCTTCTTCGGTTCGGTCTGACCAGCAAAACCAGACCGTGAACTTGGAAAGGGACAAAAGACCTCCTCGCCCACCGAGTGTGCAATTGCTTCAGAAGGATGCGAATGTAGCTTCAGATGATAAGGTCCCTAATGATATACATAACATCCACAGCGAGAAGCAGGAAAAACGCACGAGGAATAAGGATAGACCTGACCGTGTTGTTTGGACTCCTCTTCGGCGCTCAGATGGTTCACATACCAGTGATGAGTCCTTATCATCATCTGCTTCTCAATCAGCAGTGGATGCTACTGAAG GTACTCAACTTGAGATGAAAAGTGACATGTCGAGTGCACGTGGAGGAGAGTTCAGACATGGTGGAAGCGGTCGTGGTAGTCAATCTTCTACGGATAATG GATCTTATAGACATGGGGGTCGCCGTGGATCTGCACACGTGAAGGATTCCGATGGTTCTTCACTTGTGGATGGTAAACCATTAAGAAGAGGTGGTTCTTCTGGCTTTGGTTCCCATGAG AAACAAGTCTGGGTTCAAAAGTCGAGCAGTGGTTCTTAG